Proteins found in one Paenibacillus borealis genomic segment:
- a CDS encoding MazG-like family protein, which yields MPKDLDVAKRAKVIEWLKTEVIDQVSRLFKALWEGSTARVGDSLASLIMSSYILGRRLGIPYRELDDLLMEKLRKHRQEGHQLEEWYQDISALEEHMRKR from the coding sequence GTGCCGAAGGACCTGGATGTGGCCAAACGCGCCAAGGTAATTGAGTGGTTAAAGACCGAAGTAATCGATCAAGTCTCAAGGTTATTCAAAGCGTTGTGGGAAGGCAGTACCGCCCGTGTAGGTGACAGCCTGGCCAGCCTGATTATGAGCTCATATATATTGGGGCGCAGACTTGGTATCCCTTATCGTGAACTGGATGATTTGCTAATGGAGAAGCTGCGTAAGCACAGGCAGGAAGGCCATCAGCTGGAAGAATGGTACCAGGATATATCTGCATTAGAAGAACATATGCGTAAGAGGTGA
- a CDS encoding CBS domain-containing protein, with the protein MNIAFFLLPKQEVACVTLDSTLRQTLERMEFHRYTAVPILNRNGEYAGTVTEGDLLWYMKESGGAVTFENASKYLLKDVPLRMNNLPVSIDADMEDLINLAKVQNFVPVVDDMKRFIGIVRRSQIIEYCEKFVSRQSQESL; encoded by the coding sequence ATGAATATTGCGTTTTTTTTACTTCCGAAACAGGAGGTAGCCTGCGTCACACTGGATTCGACGCTGCGCCAGACCTTGGAACGGATGGAGTTTCACCGCTATACCGCAGTGCCGATTCTGAACCGGAACGGGGAATATGCCGGAACGGTCACAGAAGGTGATTTGCTCTGGTACATGAAGGAGTCAGGCGGCGCCGTTACTTTTGAGAATGCTTCCAAATATCTGCTTAAGGATGTACCGCTGCGGATGAATAATCTGCCGGTCTCGATTGATGCGGATATGGAGGACTTGATTAATCTGGCCAAGGTGCAGAACTTTGTGCCTGTGGTCGACGACATGAAAAGGTTCATTGGTATCGTGCGGCGGAGTCAAATTATCGAATATTGTGAAAAGTTTGTTTCGCGGCAATCTCAGGAATCGTTGTAA
- a CDS encoding LCP family protein encodes MKKIKKMKKRYIALIVVLVILAGGFLFQKPLAVLAFDLFLSDQVETKLAEESYQPLENNGTTTTTVKPAPVVYKSDPFSLMLLGTDQRGNEVARSDTMIYAVIRPEDYKILLISIPRDTYTEIIGHDDNKKDKITHAYAFGGQQMAKDTLEALLGHDIQYYATINFQGLKDAVDAIGGVPLPIKKDIVNKGADHEKFTIKANKSNYSGEEALNYTRYREDSDFNRTKRQQVFIDVVANKMLSISQIGNIPELLDIMGDNFKTDIQPSTIISLAKKFMGGKDMDISSFTVMGEGERINGVYYDIVDEEDLSEAKAMIDNWMNASTPVDQLIEPGKAENALEPAATATAQ; translated from the coding sequence ATGAAAAAAATAAAAAAAATGAAGAAAAGATACATTGCGCTTATCGTAGTTCTGGTCATATTGGCGGGAGGATTTTTGTTCCAGAAGCCGCTTGCGGTGCTGGCCTTTGATCTCTTTTTGTCGGATCAGGTGGAAACCAAGCTGGCGGAAGAATCCTACCAGCCTTTGGAGAATAACGGTACAACAACCACAACGGTTAAGCCTGCACCGGTAGTGTATAAAAGCGATCCGTTCTCTTTAATGCTCTTAGGCACAGACCAGCGGGGCAATGAAGTAGCACGGTCAGATACGATGATCTATGCGGTCATCCGCCCGGAGGATTATAAAATTCTGCTGATCTCGATCCCCCGTGACACCTACACAGAAATTATCGGACATGATGATAATAAGAAAGATAAAATCACGCATGCTTATGCTTTTGGCGGACAGCAAATGGCTAAAGATACCCTGGAAGCACTGCTTGGTCATGATATTCAATATTATGCCACAATTAATTTCCAAGGCCTGAAGGATGCGGTTGACGCTATTGGCGGTGTTCCGCTGCCGATCAAGAAGGATATTGTCAACAAAGGTGCGGACCATGAGAAATTCACTATTAAGGCCAATAAGTCGAATTATAGCGGTGAAGAGGCGCTTAATTATACACGCTACCGCGAGGACAGCGATTTCAACCGGACCAAACGGCAGCAGGTATTTATTGATGTTGTAGCGAATAAAATGTTATCAATCAGCCAAATCGGCAACATCCCTGAGCTGCTGGATATTATGGGTGATAATTTCAAAACCGACATACAGCCTTCCACGATTATCAGTCTGGCCAAGAAATTCATGGGCGGCAAGGACATGGATATCTCCAGCTTCACGGTGATGGGCGAAGGAGAGCGCATTAATGGTGTGTACTACGATATTGTTGATGAAGAGGATCTGAGTGAAGCTAAGGCCATGATCGATAACTGGATGAATGCCAGCACACCGGTTGACCAGCTGATTGAACCAGGCAAAGCAGAGAATGCTCTGGAGCCTGCGGCTACAGCTACGGCCCAGTAA
- the opp4A gene encoding oligopeptide ABC transporter substrate-binding protein: MSKHIIGRFMLPLLLAVALSACSGPSQGAQSYMTRLSKAADEPIAGGIVTYGYSSPFQGSFEPAFCEGEDDANVLEFTTEAMFKVNDDLSTAPNIATWQESEDHTVFTFTIKPGVRWHNGDELTVEDWKFALETIASPDYTGSRYYSVEMIKGAEAYHLGEAKEITGLKVMDPYTLRITMKSARANMIDNLWAYPMNKRYFEGVAVKDMMDSDQVRKQPIGTGPFMITSIVPGERVEMKRFDDYYKGEALLDGVTYKVIDSKEMAAQLEAGSIDIGTVPRDAYQAAGQLDNVEIKVTPGLSYEYIGFKFGHWDEESGQVVMDNPKFQDKRLRKAMYYALDRQGIINKYSYGLGTLIETPIPSSSWAKIDDQEIDTYPYLPQKAESLLDEAGYLDTNGDGLREDPSGKKFTIHYDAMSGSKTAEARTAAILQNWHDVGLDVQLNGGSLKELNSFYEAVESDDPAVELFNGVWGLAPDPDPSGLWRATDSWNYPRWTSKRSEELIRDGVSLKAYDQDFRKEIYDEWQKLINDEVPMIFFSERSNITAVNKRLQGVTTNAISNIRDPQNWWIKEIE; encoded by the coding sequence ATGTCAAAACATATCATCGGCCGATTCATGCTTCCGCTTCTGCTCGCGGTGGCGTTGTCAGCATGCAGCGGGCCAAGCCAGGGCGCCCAGTCTTATATGACGCGCTTAAGCAAAGCAGCCGATGAACCTATAGCAGGCGGAATAGTAACATATGGATATTCATCTCCGTTCCAGGGCAGCTTCGAACCGGCCTTTTGTGAAGGGGAAGATGATGCGAATGTGCTGGAATTCACTACGGAAGCAATGTTCAAAGTCAATGATGACCTGTCCACGGCTCCTAATATCGCCACTTGGCAGGAATCTGAAGATCATACGGTATTTACTTTCACCATTAAGCCCGGTGTCCGCTGGCATAACGGCGATGAGCTGACCGTGGAGGACTGGAAGTTTGCCCTGGAGACCATCGCCAGCCCGGATTATACGGGATCCAGATATTATAGCGTGGAAATGATCAAGGGAGCCGAGGCTTACCATCTGGGTGAGGCTAAGGAAATCACCGGACTCAAGGTCATGGACCCGTATACGCTGCGCATTACGATGAAATCAGCACGGGCGAACATGATCGATAATCTGTGGGCTTATCCGATGAACAAACGGTACTTCGAGGGAGTCGCAGTAAAGGACATGATGGACAGTGATCAGGTGCGCAAGCAGCCAATCGGTACAGGTCCATTCATGATAACGTCTATTGTGCCGGGTGAGAGAGTCGAGATGAAGCGCTTCGACGATTATTATAAAGGGGAAGCTCTGCTGGACGGTGTAACCTACAAGGTGATTGACAGCAAGGAGATGGCTGCACAGCTTGAAGCCGGAAGCATCGATATCGGAACCGTTCCGCGTGATGCTTACCAGGCTGCAGGCCAGCTGGATAATGTGGAGATCAAAGTGACACCTGGGCTGTCTTATGAATATATAGGGTTCAAGTTTGGACACTGGGATGAAGAGAGCGGCCAGGTGGTGATGGACAATCCCAAATTCCAGGATAAGCGGCTCCGCAAAGCGATGTATTACGCACTTGACCGGCAGGGTATCATTAATAAATATTCTTATGGCCTGGGGACACTTATTGAGACACCTATTCCCAGCTCAAGCTGGGCTAAAATCGATGATCAGGAAATAGATACCTATCCATACCTTCCGCAGAAGGCAGAGAGCCTGCTGGATGAGGCAGGATATCTCGATACGAATGGGGACGGGCTCCGCGAAGATCCAAGCGGCAAAAAATTCACGATTCATTATGACGCTATGTCCGGCAGCAAAACAGCGGAGGCACGGACCGCTGCAATCCTGCAGAACTGGCATGACGTCGGACTGGATGTTCAGCTGAACGGCGGCAGCCTGAAGGAGCTGAACAGCTTTTATGAAGCGGTAGAGTCCGATGATCCGGCGGTTGAGCTGTTTAACGGCGTATGGGGGCTGGCCCCTGATCCCGATCCTTCGGGCTTATGGCGGGCAACGGATTCGTGGAATTACCCGCGGTGGACGTCGAAGCGGAGCGAGGAACTGATCCGTGACGGGGTAAGCCTGAAAGCCTACGACCAGGATTTCCGCAAAGAGATTTATGATGAATGGCAGAAGCTGATTAATGACGAGGTTCCGATGATCTTTTTCTCGGAACGGTCCAATATTACCGCTGTTAATAAACGGCTGCAGGGTGTAACTACGAACGCAATCAGCAATATACGTGATCCGCAGAATTGGTGGATTAAGGAAATTGAATAG
- a CDS encoding endonuclease MutS2, translated as MNLQSMNTLEYETIKQELMRHAVSYEGRRYVSELAPMTYLPAIHRALDEADEAKDLLERGASVPIPSLEGIEWVLSLLGTGYMYNEQDFSAVSVFLHSCGQLRKYMASKEQSAPRIAAYGASLQELQHVREEIERCIRLGVIDDQASKGLERVRKRLAVAKERLHRKLESIMSRHKSILQESLISMRGGRYVIPVKREYHKQIRGSVLDQSTSGQTVFVEPDEVASLQGEIELLSADEAREEGIVLSMLTGLLEQEQAALRLNIEVTGTYDFIFAKGKYARVLNARTVSLNEHGLLRMNGGRHPLLKDMVPVSLEFGQGYKSLIVTGPNTGGKTVVLKTLGLLSLMVQSGLLVPVAPDSDFTVFSNVISVIGDGQSLTQSLSTFSAQMKSIEGMLNDAGRGVLLLIDELAAGTDPGEGFALSIAILEELNRKGANIVVTTHFNELKVFAAATQGFQNARMEFDKESLQPLYRLTIGEAGESYALQIAEKLGIDKPVIERAKQLVAEQQELRGSQKPQNTHSKELKVKAAEAERRTAVVQSSPPAQHLGDAADAEHNLLAAKPDFEVGDAVYVSSLGRTGIVYMKKDSRGMVGVMIQKQKVTINHKRLKPYLSKEELYPEDYDFDIIFESKDTRKKRKLMKKRHVEGLSIIHPEEEK; from the coding sequence TTGAATTTACAGAGTATGAACACCTTGGAATACGAGACCATCAAACAGGAATTGATGCGACATGCCGTATCCTATGAAGGAAGAAGATATGTGAGCGAGCTTGCGCCGATGACCTATCTGCCGGCGATACACCGGGCGCTGGATGAAGCGGACGAAGCCAAAGATCTGCTGGAGCGGGGGGCAAGTGTGCCCATTCCGTCACTGGAAGGCATTGAGTGGGTCCTGTCGCTGCTTGGGACCGGATATATGTACAATGAGCAGGATTTCTCAGCAGTATCCGTGTTCCTGCACAGTTGCGGACAGCTGCGTAAGTATATGGCTTCCAAGGAGCAGAGTGCGCCGCGGATTGCGGCATACGGAGCTTCCCTGCAGGAGCTGCAGCATGTTAGGGAGGAAATTGAACGCTGTATCCGGCTGGGTGTCATTGATGACCAGGCCAGCAAAGGACTGGAGCGGGTACGCAAACGTCTGGCCGTGGCCAAGGAACGTCTGCATCGGAAGCTGGAGAGTATTATGTCGCGCCATAAATCCATCCTCCAGGAGAGTCTGATCAGCATGCGCGGCGGCCGTTATGTGATTCCGGTGAAACGGGAGTATCACAAGCAGATCAGGGGCTCGGTGCTGGACCAGTCAACAAGCGGCCAGACCGTCTTCGTGGAGCCTGACGAGGTAGCCTCTCTACAGGGGGAGATTGAGCTGTTATCAGCTGATGAAGCCCGGGAGGAAGGAATCGTCCTAAGTATGCTTACAGGGCTGCTAGAGCAGGAACAGGCCGCTCTGCGCCTGAATATTGAAGTTACGGGCACTTATGACTTCATCTTCGCTAAAGGGAAGTATGCCAGGGTCCTTAACGCCCGGACTGTCTCACTGAATGAACACGGCCTCCTGCGGATGAATGGAGGCAGGCATCCTCTGCTGAAGGATATGGTGCCGGTCAGTCTGGAGTTTGGTCAAGGCTACAAATCGCTGATCGTAACCGGACCTAATACAGGCGGCAAAACGGTAGTGCTCAAAACGCTGGGCCTGCTGTCACTGATGGTGCAATCGGGACTGCTGGTGCCGGTAGCGCCTGATAGTGATTTTACCGTATTCAGCAATGTAATCAGCGTAATCGGGGACGGACAGAGTCTGACGCAATCGCTCAGTACCTTCTCTGCACAAATGAAGAGTATAGAAGGCATGCTCAATGATGCCGGCAGAGGTGTGCTGCTGCTGATTGATGAGCTGGCGGCAGGAACGGACCCCGGGGAAGGATTCGCATTGTCGATTGCCATTCTGGAGGAGCTGAACCGCAAAGGCGCAAATATCGTGGTGACAACCCACTTCAACGAGCTCAAGGTATTTGCCGCGGCTACACAGGGATTTCAGAATGCGCGGATGGAGTTCGACAAAGAGTCTCTGCAGCCGCTGTACCGGCTGACAATTGGCGAAGCGGGCGAGAGCTATGCCTTGCAGATTGCCGAGAAGCTCGGCATAGACAAACCGGTTATTGAGCGTGCCAAACAGCTGGTAGCCGAGCAGCAGGAGCTTAGAGGCAGCCAGAAGCCGCAGAACACTCACAGCAAGGAACTGAAGGTCAAAGCGGCTGAAGCTGAGAGAAGGACGGCTGTGGTTCAGAGCAGCCCTCCGGCTCAGCATTTGGGTGATGCAGCTGATGCGGAACACAATCTACTAGCGGCTAAGCCCGATTTTGAAGTGGGAGACGCCGTTTATGTCAGTTCTCTGGGGCGCACGGGAATTGTATATATGAAGAAGGATAGCCGGGGAATGGTCGGAGTAATGATCCAGAAACAGAAAGTGACCATAAACCACAAACGCTTGAAGCCATATCTGTCCAAAGAGGAGCTGTACCCGGAGGATTATGATTTTGATATCATCTTCGAGAGCAAGGATACACGCAAAAAGCGTAAGCTCATGAAGAAGAGGCATGTTGAAGGTCTTAGCATCATACATCCGGAAGAGGAGAAATGA
- a CDS encoding VOC family protein, whose protein sequence is MISASPYIIIENVQESVEYYISVFGGEIKVLNEHKGKLLHAELHLGQTLIHFSDDYGKGAKTENVSVILGLDNEDEMRAIYDKLASDGGQIKVELQKTFFGALHGEVADGKNGITWVMNCFARN, encoded by the coding sequence ATGATCAGTGCAAGTCCGTACATCATTATTGAGAACGTGCAGGAGTCTGTGGAGTATTACATAAGCGTATTTGGCGGCGAAATTAAGGTGCTGAATGAACATAAAGGCAAGCTGCTGCATGCTGAGCTGCATTTGGGGCAGACACTGATTCATTTCTCCGATGATTACGGTAAAGGTGCCAAGACAGAGAATGTAAGTGTTATTCTAGGGCTGGACAACGAAGATGAGATGCGGGCGATTTATGATAAACTGGCTTCGGATGGCGGTCAGATCAAGGTTGAGCTGCAAAAGACTTTCTTCGGGGCACTCCATGGAGAGGTTGCAGACGGCAAAAACGGAATTACCTGGGTAATGAATTGCTTTGCGCGCAATTGA
- the rpsR gene encoding 30S ribosomal protein S18 yields the protein MAFKPREGADNDKRPARRGGRNKRKKVCYFTVNKITHIDYKDTELLKKFISERGKILPRRVTGTSAKYQRALTIAVKRSRQIALLPYTTE from the coding sequence ATGGCTTTTAAACCAAGAGAAGGCGCGGACAACGACAAAAGACCGGCACGTCGTGGTGGACGCAACAAGCGTAAAAAAGTGTGCTATTTCACTGTGAACAAGATTACTCACATTGACTATAAAGACACTGAGCTTCTTAAGAAGTTCATCAGCGAACGCGGAAAGATTTTGCCGCGTCGTGTAACTGGTACAAGTGCAAAATACCAACGCGCTCTGACTATTGCTGTAAAACGCTCGCGTCAAATCGCGCTGCTGCCTTACACAACGGAATAG